The window CCTTCCGCCCCCTGGACCCGTTCGTACTCTCCGCCTTGCGCTTGCGCGGGGCGGACCGCGTCCTGATCGTGCTCATGCCCCCTCGCCTTTCCGTCTCATGGCCTGTCTCGCTGCTCGCACGCGCCGCCCGACCGGGTGCTGCGGGCCGCTCAGCTGCTCCTGCAGGAGGATCGTCGTCTCACCGACATGGCGCCGGACCACCTCGGCCGCGACATCCGCGTCGCCGTCCTTGATCGCCTTCACGATCTCGCGGTGCTCCGCGTCCGAACGTGTGCGGCGGTCCTCAGGGACCTCCATCACGTCGAACGCGGCCGCGACCTGGGCCCGGCACAGCATCGTCACCGACTCGATCAGCTTCAGCCCGGTCGCCCGCGCCAGGAGGAGGTGGAACTCGTTGTCGCGGCCCCGGTACCCCTCGACGTCGTAGGGTTCGCAGGCCTCCATCTGGGCCAGGAGGTCCTCCGCCGCCCGGGTGTGCTCGGCGGACATCCCACGTTCGGCGACCAGCCGGACCACCCCCGGCTCGAGGATCTCCCTCAGGACGGCCATCTGAAGGATCGTGTCCCGGTGCTCCCAAGCCCTCACGAGTCGGGTGTCGAGGTTCTCGGGCTCGTGCTCGGCGACCCAGGTCCCTCCTCGGCCGGGACGGACGATCACCCGCCCCTGCGCCTCGAGGATCTTCAGCGCCTGCAGGACGGCGGGGCGGCTCACACCTACCTCGTCGGCGAAGGCGGCCGCGGACGGGAGCCGGTCACCCGGCTTGACCCGGCGGAGGTCGATCAGTGCCTCTATGTACGTTCGCGCCTGGTCGACCGCGCTCTGGCGGCCGTTGCCCGGCGGGCTCAGCAGGATCTGGGCGGCGGTTCGCATGCGCCCTATGGTGCACCGCCAGGGTCGAAACAGTCAATAGTCGTTTCCATTGGCTGAAGTGGGCCCGACGGCGGCCGCCGCTATGCTGCGGTCATGTCTCGTCCCCGGCGCGATCCCCGTGCACTCACGATGCCGCCGGGGAGACGGATCCCGCGCGCGGCGGACGTTCGCAAGCCGGCTCCCGACCCACCGGCCACCGCGCCGCCCCCGGCGGCGGTGAGGCGTGAGCTCGAGGTGGCGGGAGGCGAGCTATCCAGGCTCGTCGGGACGATCCGCGCGTGCGAGGCCTGCGGTCGGTGCTCCGACGAGCGAGCCTTCGGCTCCGGGCACCCGTTGGCCGACGTCCTGCTGCTGAAGGACGTCCCCTCCCGCGAGGACGTCGCCTCCGGCGCCGCCTTCGCGAAGGAAGCCGAGCCCCTCGGGAAGGCGTTCGAACGGCTCGGGCTCCCGCTCGTGAGCGTGTACGGGACCTGCGCCGTGCGATGCGCGGGAGACGGGGTGACATCGGATGAGATCCGGGCCTGCGCCCCCCATCTGCTCGTGGAGCTCGAGGTCCTATCCCCCCGCGTCGTCGTCGCCTTCGGACCGGGGGCCTTCGAGGCAGTGCAGGCGCTGGACGGCCGGTGCGGGATCTCCGTCCCCGACGAGGTCCCGCGCGGCGGATCAGCGTCCATCCGGCGCGGACTGGACCTCCTCGTGACCGAGCCGCTCCCGCAGGGCGTGACGCTCGCGGACGCGAAGCGCCGCCTCTGGGCGGATCTGCAGACCCTCCCCTCGCTGCTCGGACCGTGAAGGAGACGCCCAACGTGTCAGGATCCCACGGATGACCCGACCCGTGCGAGCGCTGCTGGTCCTGGCCCTCGTCGCTTCGGGATGCGCCTCGGAGGGCGCCCCCCCATCCGCGTCGTGCGAGCCGGAGGCCGGTTCCGTGGCGGTGGCGTTCGACGGGGACGCCTGTGTGCTGGCCGAGGTGGTGGCCGACACCCCGTCGCGGCAGCGCGGGCTGATGCACCGTGAGGAGCTCGGAGCCGACGCGGGGATGCTCTTCCTGTTCCCCGAGACGCGAGGCGGTGGGTTCTGGATGAAGAACACGCTGATCCCGCTCTCGATCGCCTTCATGTCTCGTGAAGGTGACCGCCTCGAGGTCCTGGCCATCCTGGACATGGAGCCGTGCAAGGAGGATCCCTGCCCCACCTACGACGCCGGGGTCCAGTACGACGCCGCCCTCGAGGTCAACGTGGGGTGGTTCGGCCGGGCCGGGGTGAGGGAGGGGTCGGTGGCGGAGATCCGGGGCTCCCTGCCCGACCCACGGTAGCCCGCCGCGCCGGTCAGAGGGGCGGAGGATGGGGGCGGCTGGCTATACGATGCGGACATGCGAGTGGTCGTGACCGGCGGGGCCGGTTTCCTCGGCTCCCACCTGTGCACGAGGCTCTCAGACGATGGCCACGAGGTCGTCTGCCTCGACAACTTCCTGACGGGGAGGGCATCCAACGTCGCCCACCTGACGGAACTTCCCGGCTTCCTCCTGGTCACCCACGACGTCACAGAGCACATCGAGGTGCCGGGCGAGGTGGACCTGGTCCTGCACTTCGCGTCGCCCGCCTCCCCCGTCGACTACCTCGAGCTACCCATCCAGACCCTGAAGGTGGGCTCCCTCGGCACCCACAAGGCCCTCGGACTGGCCAAGGCGAAGGGAGCCACGTTCCTGCTCGCCTCGACGTCCGAGGTCTACGGCGACCCCCAGGTGCACCCCCAGACCGAGGACTACTGGGGCCACGTGAACCCGGTGGGGGTGCGAGGCGTCTACGACGAGGCCAAGCGGTTCGCCGAGGCCATGGCGATGGCCTACAACCGGTATCACGGCGTGGATGTCCGCATCGTGCGCATCTTCAACACGTTCGGGCCCAGGATGCGGGCGCGTGACGGGCGCGCCGTGCCCGCGTTCCTGTCGGCCGCCCTCGCGGGTGAGCCGCTCGTCGTCCACGGCGACGGATCGCAGACGCGCTCCCTGTGCTACGTCGACGACCTGGTGGAGGGGATCGTGAGGCTGGCGGCGTCCGATCACGTCGGGCCGGTGAACATCGGGAACCCCCACGAGGTGACGGTCCTGGAGCTCGCGAAGCTCGTCGTGGAGATCACCGGGAGCACGTCCGAGATCGCGTTCGGCCCCCGTCCGCAGGACGACCCGTCCGTCCGACGTCCGGACATCAGCCTGGCTCGCGACCTGCTCGGATGGGAGCCCTCCGTGTCGCTCGAGGAGGGGTTGGACCGCACGGCCGCGTGGTTCAGAGCGGAGCTGGGGGCGCGCGCATGAGGATCGTCGTCGTCGGGTGCGGGCACGTCGGACTCATCACCGCGGTCGGGTTCGCCGAGATCGGACACGAGGTCGTCGGCATCGACAACGACGAGGCCCGGCTCCGCGACCTGCAGGCGGGGCGGGCCCCGTTCTACGAGCCGGGTGTGCAGGAGCTCCTCTCCCGG of the Actinomycetota bacterium genome contains:
- a CDS encoding FCD domain-containing protein, with the translated sequence MRTAAQILLSPPGNGRQSAVDQARTYIEALIDLRRVKPGDRLPSAAAFADEVGVSRPAVLQALKILEAQGRVIVRPGRGGTWVAEHEPENLDTRLVRAWEHRDTILQMAVLREILEPGVVRLVAERGMSAEHTRAAEDLLAQMEACEPYDVEGYRGRDNEFHLLLARATGLKLIESVTMLCRAQVAAAFDVMEVPEDRRTRSDAEHREIVKAIKDGDADVAAEVVRRHVGETTILLQEQLSGPQHPVGRRVRAARQAMRRKGEGA
- a CDS encoding uracil-DNA glycosylase family protein is translated as MSRPRRDPRALTMPPGRRIPRAADVRKPAPDPPATAPPPAAVRRELEVAGGELSRLVGTIRACEACGRCSDERAFGSGHPLADVLLLKDVPSREDVASGAAFAKEAEPLGKAFERLGLPLVSVYGTCAVRCAGDGVTSDEIRACAPHLLVELEVLSPRVVVAFGPGAFEAVQALDGRCGISVPDEVPRGGSASIRRGLDLLVTEPLPQGVTLADAKRRLWADLQTLPSLLGP
- a CDS encoding DUF192 domain-containing protein is translated as MTRPVRALLVLALVASGCASEGAPPSASCEPEAGSVAVAFDGDACVLAEVVADTPSRQRGLMHREELGADAGMLFLFPETRGGGFWMKNTLIPLSIAFMSREGDRLEVLAILDMEPCKEDPCPTYDAGVQYDAALEVNVGWFGRAGVREGSVAEIRGSLPDPR
- a CDS encoding UDP-glucuronic acid decarboxylase family protein, with amino-acid sequence MRVVVTGGAGFLGSHLCTRLSDDGHEVVCLDNFLTGRASNVAHLTELPGFLLVTHDVTEHIEVPGEVDLVLHFASPASPVDYLELPIQTLKVGSLGTHKALGLAKAKGATFLLASTSEVYGDPQVHPQTEDYWGHVNPVGVRGVYDEAKRFAEAMAMAYNRYHGVDVRIVRIFNTFGPRMRARDGRAVPAFLSAALAGEPLVVHGDGSQTRSLCYVDDLVEGIVRLAASDHVGPVNIGNPHEVTVLELAKLVVEITGSTSEIAFGPRPQDDPSVRRPDISLARDLLGWEPSVSLEEGLDRTAAWFRAELGARA